The following proteins are co-located in the Telopea speciosissima isolate NSW1024214 ecotype Mountain lineage chromosome 9, Tspe_v1, whole genome shotgun sequence genome:
- the LOC122639995 gene encoding uncharacterized protein LOC122639995, translating into MDRIKCQKLQTGIKFEKTQFLKKTLQLLISICVFFFFLSYSATFSFLELSFNLYFSTFSFQLFDHTIDRNYMFLLCNGILFFLAMNSGLISYSSVETDKIHDEFQRRNRDDLQRVNEMPEKKASASEEVVVLERIQTSENALGGGGGGGGGNGCLITVEDGNGYLIAVGRESGFLTAGAAATSTSTSTSTAAAETEEEVEEEENEEGNGWISTEELNKKCEDFIRKMKQGIRSEAQRQLVMV; encoded by the coding sequence ATGGACAGGATCAAGTGTCAAAAACTACAAACTGGGATCAAATTCGAAAAAACCCAGTTTTTGAAGAAGACCCTTCAGCTCCTGATCTCCATCtgtgtctttttcttcttcctttcctacTCTGCAACGTTTTCTTTCTTAGAACTTTCATTCAATTTATACTTCTCTACGTTTTCTTTCCAACTCTTCGACCATACTATTGACAGGAATTACATGTTTCTCCTCTGCAATGGAATCCTGTTCTTCCTAGCCATGAACTCTGGTCTGATCAGTTATTCTTCAGTAGAGACGGATAAAATTCATGATGAATTCCAGCGGAGGAATAGAGATGATCTTCAAAGGGTGAATGAAATGCCAGAGAAGAAAGCTTCCGCCTCAGAGGAGGTAGTTGTGTTGGAGAGAATCCAAACTTCAGAGAATGCTctaggtggaggaggaggaggaggaggaggaaatgggtgtTTGATTACAGTGGAAGATGGAAATGGGTATTTGATTGCAGTGGGAAGAGAGAGTGGTTTCTTAACTgcaggagcagcagcaacatcaacatcaacatcaacatcaacagcagcagcagaaacagaagaagaagtagaagaagaagaaaacgaagaAGGAAATGGATGGATAAGTACGGAGGAATTGAACAAAAAATGTGAAGATTTTATAAGAAAGATGAAACAAGGAATCAGAAGCGAAGCTCAGAGGCAACTGGTTATGGTTTAA
- the LOC122639994 gene encoding two pore potassium channel a-like: MANADGEEQCLLVGLLDPSPKPPNQKQTNKKRRLRRCKSAPSLDSPHPEKNGGGSLPRSQFLFGDLHPSFVQVATLLTIYLSVGAICFFLVRNQIGGEKTNGVLDAVYFCIVTMTTVGYGDLVPNTKLSKLLACAFVFSGMALIGLILSKGADYLVEKQEILLVKALHMSHKVGAKEVVKELETNRVKYKFVVILILFLLLLVVGTIFLHKVEKLDLVDAFYCVCSTITTLGYGDKSFSTETGRVFAVFWILASTICVAQLFLYLAELNTERRQHLLVDWVLNRTTTSADLEAADLDNDGVVSAAEFVIYKLKEMGKIKQQEIDLVMEEFEDLDVDQSGTLSVSDLVLAQSSQTGS; this comes from the exons ATGGCCAACGCTGATGGAGAAGAACAGTGTTTGCTTGTGGGGTTATTAGATCCTTCCCCTAAACCACCCAATCAAAAACAAACtaacaagaaaagaagattacGCCGCTGTAAAAGTGCTCCTTCACTAGACTCTCCTCACCCAGAGAAGAATGGTGGAGGCTCTCTTCCACGTTCCCAATTCCTCTTTGGGGATTTACATCCAAGTTTTGTGCAGGTAGCCACGTTATTAACCATCTATCTTAGTGTAGGTGCCATCTGCTTCTTCCTCGTCAGGAATCAAATCGGAGGGGAGAAAACAAATGGGGTTCTCGATGCTGTGTATTTCTGTATTGTGACTATGACCACAGTTGGATATGGAGACCTTGTCCCAAATACCAAACTCTCCAAACTACTTGCCTGTGCATTTGTCTTCTCAGGCATGGCTCTTATTGGGTTAATACTTAGTAAAGGAGCAGATTATCTTGTAGAAAAGCAAGAAATACTGTTAGTTAAGGCCTTACACATGAGTCACAAGGTTGGAGCAAAGGAGGTTGTCAAAGAACTTGAAACCAACAGAGTGAAATACAAGTTTGTTGTGATCCTGATCCTATTTTTACTGCTATTAGTAGTTGGGACAATCTTTTTACATAAAGTTGAGAAGTTGGATCTTGTTGATGCCTTCTACTGTGTATGTTCTACTATCACAACTTTAGGATATGGTGATAAGAGCTTCTCAACTGAAACAGGGCGAGTCTTTGCTGTGTTTTGGATACTAGCAAGTACTATTTGTGTAGCTCAGCTCTTCCTATACCTAGCTGAGCTAAATACCGAACGAAGACAACATTTGCTGGTCGATTGGGTTCTTAACCGGACGACGACATCCGCAGATCTTGAGGCAGCTGATCTCGACAATGATGGGGTTGTGAG TGCTGCTGAATTCGTCATATATAAGCTCAAAGAGATGGGGAAGATCAAACAACAAGAAATAGATCTTGTAATGGAGGAGTTTGAAGATCTCGATGTTGATCAGTCTGGGACATTGTCGGTATCTGATTTAGTGCTTGCCCAATCATCTCAAACCGGTAGTTGA